GGGTTACTAATACAAGCGTTGTTTTATCACTATTAGCAAGCATTTTTACTGCTTCTTTATAAATTTCTTTTCTATCTTCTAGCCCTGCTAATTGCCCCAAACAAGATGCGCCATGCGTACTTTCACTGATAAAATTACTCCACGCCGATGGCAATTGTAACATTCTAAGCGTATGCCCCGTCGGTGCTGTATCAAAAATTATATAATCGTATTCTTTTTGCATTTTTTTATCTGTAATAAAATTAGAAAACTCATTAAATGCTGCAATTTCTACTGTACATGAACCAGATAATTGTTCCTCCATATTTTTTATTACACTATCGGGTAACTTACCTTTATATGGTTCAATTACTGAATCACGGTATTCACGTGCAGCCTCTTCTGGATTTAAGTTTGCTACAACTAAATTTGGATTTTCACTAATTGCTGTCCCTTTACTAGATAAATCCATACCAAATACATCTTGTAAATTAGATGCTGGATCAGTGCTAACTAAAAAAACTTTTTCACCATTATCTGCTAAAGTCATTGCTGTCGCACAAGCCGTAGATGTTTTTCCAACACCGCCTTTACCTGTGAAAAACAAATATTTAGTAAAATTTATTGCATCCACCCTAAATTGTTTATCCATACAAACGCCTCCTATTTATTTTTAACAACAACCATTGCCACCACAGCATCCACCTAATTTTTTATGTTTCATTTTTGGCATTTTGGAAAATTCTTCTTTTGCAAGTCCAGTCCATGCCGCAAATTCATCATTCGTTGGATACGCACGGCTTTTCACAACTTCTCCATTTACAAGGGTAATAGGCAATATTTTTTCATTATGTTCACGTAATAATTCATTGACTTTTGTATTCATGATAAAAGCTTGCGGATTACTAGATAATCCATACCGTATAATCTTTATCCCTTTCTTCTCAATGTTGTTAATCACCGTTGCTACTCTAAGCAATTCTTTATCAATACTAGGACCACATATCCCTGTTGAACAACACATTGCAGGATCAAATATTTCAATTTTACTCATAGCAAAAACTCCTTTTTATATTAGCTACACGCTAATTTATTTTCACCTTGTATATGACTATATTACAATATATTCATATACAGGATAAACTGTTCCGATTTATATTTTTTCAAATCAAATTTATTTTATACATTATTAAATCAAATTATTTTGATATATTTTTCAAAAAATATAAATCGAATAAACTTATATTTTTATCATATCAACTTTTTTTGATTTGTCAAGAATTATTTAAAAATAACTCCGAAATAAAGTCACACGCAAATATTTTTTGAAATGAATTTATACAAATACTATAAAAGTTCCATTTTCCTTCTGGATGTATAGAGATCAAACCTGCATCTAATAACATTTTTAAGTGGTATGATAATTTACTTTGACTCATCCCTGTTTTTTCAGTCAACTCACATACGCAAACTCGTTCTTTACTTTTGATTATTCTAAGTAACTCTATCCTTAACGGCTCTGATAAAGCTTTAAAAATTAAAACTTGTTCTTCTAAACTTTTCATCGTCAATCTCCAAAATATCTTTCTTGTTTTTATTTAATACCAATTACAGTACTTCTTCGTTCCATAAGAACGACATCATGCCATTTTCCTGTACTTTTCATTTTAGCAAGTTTCTCACGTATACCAATTTTTTTAAACCCACACTTTTCATGTAGGAAAATACTTGCTTCATTTTCTTTTATAATCGCAGAATATAGTGACCAAAATCCTTGTTTTTCTGATTCTAATACCAAATAATTCAATAGAAATGCACCCATTCCTTTTCCCCTAAAAACCTCATCAATATATAAGCTAACTTCACCAACACCTTGGTAGCAGCAACGTGATGATGCTGGACTAATTGCCACCCATCCTTCAACTTCACCCTGTACAATTGCTACAAAACGACATGCTATCGTGTGTCCAGAGTTCCAGGTTTCCCACTCTGGTGCATCCGTCTGGAAAGTTGCCAAATTGCTATGTATCCCTTGTAAATAAATTTTTTTTACTCTTTCCCAATGATTTTCTGTCATTTTTTCTATTAAGTACTGCATTACTACTCTCCCCTTTTTAGTAGTTTATTATGAAAATCTCAATTTTAAACTATTTAATATTCTAGAAATATTATAGTTTTCTTTTTATTATATACTATACCCATTCTTCTTTATAGAAATATTTCCGGTCCCCATGCCAAGAAGGCGTTAAGACAAAAATTCTTAACGCCTGAATCTATATCTAAATCAATTTTCCGAAATTGCATTATTACTGGTGAATGCGAGGAGAATCAAACTTCTGTCCAATAAAATTTAATATAATTAGTCCTGTCCCTCCTTAAAATAACCTAACATAATATTAAATAACAATGTTAGGTGGTGAATAATCATGTATAATCAACAGCTATTAATGCACGCATCTGATGCAGCTAGTCTTTTAGGCTGTAGCAGTCAAGTGATTTATCAATTGATACAACGTGGCGAATTAAAAGCATTTAAAGCAGGCAGAGCATGAAAAATATCTTCTTCATCCGTTATTGATTATGCAAACTCCAGATTAAACAAGTAAAATTTGTTTTAATTATTTAAATTTGAATCTGATTGCTCAATACTTTCTTAATGATGTATTAACATCATATTAATAAATCATTGTGGAGGTACATTAATCATGTTTAATCAATATGAAGATTTAGTAACTGTAGAAGAACTTACTGAAATGCTAAACATCGGTAAAAATTCAGCTTACAAACTCCTAGCTTCTGGCAACCTAAAAGCATTTCGCATCAATCGCATTTGGAAAATTCCAAGACAATCTGTAACAGACTATGTTTATGCCCAAACAAAATCTCCCGCAACCAATTAGGGTTGCGGGATTTTTTGCCCTAATATTCAACTTATTTACTTCTTCCTATATCACTGTCCCTTAACTGTGCAATTTGATTAGATAAGATAGCCGTTGCTTCTTTGCGTTTTTCATCCAAATCATGAAGATATATTGACGTTGTCCTAATATTCGTGTGTCCCAACATTGTCTGAACTGTTGTTAATGCAGCTCCATTATTAAGCGCATACGTAGCTGCCATATGCCTTAGAGAATGTACAGTAATATGAGCAAGTCCACTTTCACCTATAATTGAATTCATCCAATTAGGCAAGCAAGTAGGAGTAACTGGAACCAGCTCTCCGTTTCTTCTCCTTACCGCCAAAAATACGTACCCATTTGGATTCTCATAATTATGTTCCAATAAATATTTCTCTTGAGTTTCACGGTGTTTTTCTAATAATGATAGCGTGTAATCATCAATATACAATTTACGTTCAGATTTTTCCGTCTTAGGTTTTGACACCTCATTCAAGCTACTTTTAATGTATTTTGTAGATTTATTTATATAAATTGATTTTTCTTCCCAGTCAATACAATCCCAAGTAAGAGCACTAAATTCCCCTTTTCTTGTTCCGGTAATCAATGCAATATAAAACATTGCCTTATGCTTTACTACCCGTGCTGTCTCTGGTAAAGATTCAATAATTTGAAGAAACATTTTTAACTGTTGTTCATTCCATATTGGCAACCTATGATAATTAGGTTTAGGAAGGTCACTTTTAGCGATTTGTTGGCAGGGATTTTTGTCTATGTACTTCCATTCAACCGCTTTATTTAAGATTAAATTCAGAAGTTTAAAATGCTTATGTATACTTGTCGCAGATAATTTACCCCCTTGTTTGTTGCTTCGCCTATTGATATTAGGCTGCTTTAAATTTTCTATAAAATCTAAAATCCTATCTGTTGATAGCTTTTTTAGTGGAATTCCATAAAAAGCTGGCAACAACCTATTTTTCAATAAATCATTATGATTTGCAGCTGTGGTCAATCCTAGCTTTGCATTATGTTTTTCTTTCCATATTTCCACAAACTTTCCGAAAGTAATTTTTCCACCATCATCAATTTTAGGCTTATTTGCGACCTCTAAATAAAATTTATCTAGCTCTTTCTGTGCGGCTCTTCTAGAAGTCGCCATAATTCTTTTTGTGTGCCTTTTTTGCTTTCCATTAATGTATCCACCTGAAATTCTAAGCTCCCATTTATTATTGCCATAATCAATAATTGAACCTGCCATTTTGCTCCCTCCAAAATAAAAAAGCGAAGCATCTGATTAAGACTGCTCCGCTTCTTTTATCTATTTTTTTAATTCATTGTCACTTTTACCCATGATGGTGTACTAAAATTTTTTTCAGCCCACTTCTCTAATTCTTTTAAGGAATAAACATACGCCTTTCCCATTTTTACTGCTGGTAAATATCCTTCCCGCGTCATTTTTAATACACGCGAATATTTTAGTTTATCTTCGAAAAATACCTCTACAACTTCTCTTGCCGTGAGAAATCTATCTTTAACTATCTGGTCTTTGCTCATTGCTACACCTCCTGTTTTACTGGTATGTATAGACTCTTTTAATTTTTTACATCAACAATACTTCATTCGTATTGGCTTTAAATGAGCCAATTCTAAAGATTCATTTATTTTGCATTTTATTTCATAAATGTAACTCCTGTTTACATTAACCCTTGATCCCTCTATATAGTCAATATTATTTGCGATATAGTGCACATGTAATATATCTGTATCTGTATGAACAGCCATTAAAACCTGATAATTTCCTCTAAATGTTGCAATCATATCGCATACATCTATTGCTACATCCATAAAATCAACTTCGGTAACTTCATCTGTTTCTTCTACACTTAAAATAAAGTGGTTATATGCTTTACCATTGCTCTGATTAAAAACTTTCTTTACTAACATCATTTCTTTATACGTATTAAAACAACTTACATTTGTTCCATAAATTAAATTTTCACTAGTTGCACAAAAATTTTCGATGTAATTAACTTTTCTGTGTAAAGATAGATAGTCGTTCTCTTTTTGATTTATTACTTTAAAAATTGCCATTTTTATCAACGATCCTTTCAATTGCACAATTAGCTCTGTCTTGATTGGCAACTAAATCCGCGCGCATTAAATCAATTACTGTTTGTGCATTCATTAAAACCCGTTTAACTTGTTCACTATCCATACCGTCCTTATAAAATTGCTGTTCTAAACCTACCATTTGACGTTCCAGATAATCAAGCTTTGATTGCACTCTATGATAATACTGATTCATTGTATTATGTAAAGAAGCTATATCTTTGCATATCGTTTTTCCATCTTCATAAACTACTACCTCATTACGTGTTATCAAACTACGTACAATTGCACTTACCGTCATTCCACTATCTTTCACCTTTTTGTCTAGTTCCATTTGTTCCCGTTCTGATACTCTTACCTGAATTGTTTTTTCTCTCATTTGATTCACCTCAAAATAAAAAATGATAAACCTTTTATTGGTTTATCATTGTGTTAGCATTGTATTAATTTTGTACTACAGCTTCTATCTTGGATATATATTTTCCCCCACATCCTAGAAATACTTTTGCTTCAAGTCTCTTAGTATATAATACTTCTGCATATTCCCTATATATATTACTTATATTTATTATATTGTTATAAATATTTTTATTTTAAATAATTATAATAACCTTTTTTTTGATTATTTTTCCTATGTCCAACAACTATATAATAGTTTTAATGGCGTATAACTTAGCGTAAACAATAGCGTAATATTTTTAATTCATGCTTTTTTATAATATAGAGCTGTTCTTTAACCATGGATAATCATTAATATATTTTTAAAATTAGGCTATCCGTTAAAGGACACGTTATAAATTTAGCGAAATTATAGCTTTAATAATATTTATGGAAAGTGGGTATCAAGTTGAATATGAATCAATCTATTAATATCAAATTAAATCCAGATATTTTTGAGCAAGATATTAAGCGAATATCAGAGGAAGAAACTCAAATAAATATCAAATTTAGCAATCCGTCCCGCTTAATTAACCAATTAGATAAAATTTTTAAGAATGAACAAGAAAAAGTAAGAAAAGAGGATTCCATTCAGAAACACCTGAATACTTTTAGTAATTATGTATTAAAGATATGTAACGTTTCACAAAATAACATAAATAGTGCATTGGGACATTTTAACATTTACAGCTCCCCTTCAAGTATTTTGACTGACAAAAAATCAAATAATAAAAATTCAACTGAATCTTTATCGACTGAACCAAATCCTTTAACCTCTTCTAATCCATCAACGGATAGTTGTAATCCTAATTCAATTTCTCAAGATAATATGATTTATAAATATAATACGTCTTTGCAAAAAGGATTATCTGAAATTAAAAATAATATTAAAAATTTAATTGATAAGAATACTTATCGTATACAACCCCCTATATGCCTTTGCTGGCAAAAACAATATGCAAACTGTCTTGAATGCATTTTACATAAATTTGAATTAGACTTTGTTATCCTTGATAAAACAATTATTTATTTCACTTCACAAAATGGCTCTTTACTCGTTTCTGGTAAAGATTTTAATAAATTATGCAAACACATTTCTAACTACTTTAACTCATCTCCTGACGACCTTAAATCATTATTACAACTACACTTCGCGCATCAAAATAATATTATTCCTGAAAAAAAGTACAAGGCTTCTATCCTCTATGGTTGCACTATAAATATGATTCACTATCAACTTGTCGATAGATTAATTAATCTTTATTACTCTACTCAAGTCATTAACAGTACTTCCAATGCACAAGAACGACAAAAAGAATATAAAAAATATTACCTTAAGCTTTTATATAAACATTTTTCTATTCCTGAAACAAACCTAACCTTAATTTCCAATATTTTTCAAATGAAATATCAACGTATACTAAAAGAATATCAAAATTCAACAAATCCCTTTTCAAAACTAATATTATTATTTTTTAATATCAGTAAAGGAAATACTAACATCATTGATAAAATCGCAATTATGTTAACCAAAATATATTTAGGTAAAAGTTACTTAAACGAGATAAACAACACATCGTCTAATTTTACAATTATCTTCTCTAAAAATATTTCCTTTATAAATAACTTTTTAAAAGATATTTTTTTATATCCACTTTCTACTATATCAAACGCACCTTTTATACAAAAAGAATTAGAACCTCTAGCATTTTCTTCAGACAAACGTAAACCATTTTGTCATCTAACAGAATACCCAGCTTCATACTTAAGCAATAAAGTTAATATCGGAGAACTTCTTAAAGATAAGCTTATGGGAAACATTGTTAATATTGATGCAAGTTCCACTGAAGCAGAGGTTCAAACATTTAGTAATCTTATTAATTCTAAAACTATAAAATATCAAGATGAGCATTTCTCTACTATTAATTATCAAAGTCCTGCACATTATATTAGAATATGTCAAGATTTATCATCTGTCGGCTTTAATACAGCTACAACAAGCCTTCAATACGATACTATTGATTGTACAGGGAATTTAGAAAACGCAGTTTATGAAAAATTAGATTCATATGAATTATTTTTTCTAGTTACTGGTTTTTTAAACTATGGACTTGATCTACTTTATAATGAAACCATTCCACAAAAGAAAATAATTAATCATAAAGAAGAAATTGATAAATTTATTAGTGAATACTGTGAAGAAGATTCTTCGGATAATAATACTTTTACAGAAATATTTTATCAAAAATATACTAAATGGTTTAATATGAAAATTCCATTGGAGCAAGAAATATCCAAAACCGATTTTATCAAATATATTAAAGCCAAATATAATGATCGCTATAAGAAAATTGAAGGTAAACATAATGGTCAACGAAAAAGTGCTAATGGAATAAAGAATTTACTCTTACATGAAGATAAAGTCGATGAATTTATCAAAAACTATCACGCAGAACCTTTTTCAAAAGAAAATTTTATTGAATATTTTCAAATTATACTAAACTCATATTTCCCTATAAGGTGCAAATAAGGTGCAGACACATAAAAATAGCCCTCACGACAACTGCCGTGAGGGCTTATATTCTCTATGGAGCGGGCGAAGGGAATCGAACCCTCGTATTCAGCTTGGGAAGCTGATGTTCTACCATTGAACTACGCCCGCCTATTTAACACTTATTAAGTTTACCACTTTTCTTTAGAAAATTCAATTAAATCTTATTGTTTTTGCAATATTTAAGATGTTACCAAGCTTGTTTAAATATTTCTTAGCTTCACGCCGTTTTTACAACTGTATTAGCTGATTTTGCAGCTATATGTTTTCCTTTATATTTTAATATCAATGCAATAAAGGCATTTACGAAAAAACAAACAACGAAAAAATATAAAATTGTGCTATAGCCATTTGTCGTTTCACGAAACAAAGAAACTAATGATGGACCGACTACCCCTGCAATTCCCCATGCAGTAAGAATGCGCCCATGAATTGCACTCAGCTGCTTAGTTCCAAAAATATCACTAAGATATGCTGGCATGCAGGAAAAACCTCCTCCATAGCAGCTGATAATCAAGAGAATCAAACCTTGAAAAACAAGTGCATCTGTAGTTAGAGCCAGCCTCCAAAAGGCTATCATTTGAATAAAAAAGAATAAAACATAGGTGAACCCTCTTCCAATATAATCAGAAACAGTAGACCAAACAATACGCCCAAGTCCATTCACTAATCCAATCACACCAACAATAGCAGCAGCCTCAGCGGCCGACATTTGTACAACCTCTTGCGCCATTGGAGATGCTACCGCTAAAAGGCCAATACCACAAGTAATATTCACAAAAAAAATCCACCAAAGTGCGCTAAATTGCCATGTTTTTAATGCTTCATTTGCCATAAATCCATGGACATTGCAATGAATTTTATTTTTTATTACGATCTCATTCTCAACAGGCGGTTTTAAATATAATGCTGAAGCGCCCATAACTAGCATATAAACAAAGCCTAAAATTAAAAAATTATAAACCAAGCCATACGTTGCCGTTAAATGCTGCATGACTGGCCCTGCAATTAAGCTGGCAAATCCAAATCCCATAATTGCAAGCCCGGTGGCAAATCCACGGTTATTCGGAAAATATTTTACAAGTGTCGATACTGGTGTGATATATCCCACACCCAAACCTATCCCGCCAATTACACCATAGAATAAATACAAAAGCATCAATGATTGTTGATAAAAGGCAAAGGCAGTACCAAACATCCCTAATCCAAAAAAGCACATTGAAACAAGACCACTTTTTTTCGGTCCATATTTTTCTACGAAATCACCTAAAAATCCAGCCGAAAGCCCCAAAAATAAAATAGCTAAAGAAAATGCCCATGTCGTTTCTTTTAAAGAAAATCCCATCTCCTGCATAATCGGACGCGTAAGAACGCTCCATGCATAAACACTTCCAATGCAGATGTGGATACCAATAGCGGCTAAAGCAATTAACCAACGATTTCTCATAAAATCAACCATCCTTCCTTTAATTAACACTAAAGATTTTAGAGAAATCTACCCAAACGACAAAAAACCGCCTGAGCATCATTCTCTTTGCCCAGACGGTCGGCTTTCATTGCTATGCAGTTCACGTGGTCACTTCCACTATATCCGTCAGTTCTGCACGGCATATTCATTTATATAGGAATTATAACAAGCATAAATTATACTGTCAATAAAAATAAATTTAATTAAAACTATATAATAAACCAACTGAAAATGCACAAACTAAAATTAATAAACTTTTAAGCTGTTACTAGTAGTTTTAACAAAACAATATTTTGTATACAGCAGTATTTCATTAAAAATATTTTGTATACATTTTGTAATCCCATTTACTAATTTTAAAAGGAATATATAATATAACTATAGTATATACGAAAGGTTGTGTCCTCTATGAAACAAGAAAAAGTTTCCTCTTGCCAGTATTGTTTTGAAGGTAAATGTTATGCCAATGCAGCTGTATCCCCCGAAGAATACGATTGCTATCAACCACAATGTCGCGATTGTAAATCTCAAACAAAAAAAGAAGCTTAATTTCCGATAAGCTTTATACGTAAAATATTAAAGAACGCAATTTTTATTGCGTTCTTTTTATTTCAACGTTTCTTTTTATATTCAAGTAAAAATAAATCTTCAATCTTATCTGTCATCAAGGCATGACAATCTGCAAGCGCTTGTTCATAAACGAACTCACCTATTTCTTCTAACATAAAATCAAGGTAAAATTGTGCTTTAAAATCACTTAATCTCGTCCCTGTTTCTTCTAAAAAAAATTCTCTAATCCTTTCCAAAGCTTCCTTATTTCTCTGTTTATCTAATTTAAAATCGGCCATATTATCAATCCTTTTATTTAGATAGCCCTATTGGATAAAAAAATAAACTCTATTCTAAATCGAATAGAGTATATAAGCTTATGGTGGGCGATAACAGGATCGAACTGCTGACATCCTGCTTGTAAGGCAGGCGCTCTCCCAGCTGAGCTAATCGCCCATGGAAAAATGGTGACCCGTACGAGATTCGAACTCGTGAAGCCGCCGTGAAAGGGCGGTGTCTTAACCGCTTGACCAACGGGCCACAATGGTGATCCACCCGCGACTCGAACGCGGGACACCCTGATTAAAAGTCAGGTGCTCTACCGACTGAGCTAGTGGATCAAAAAATTTAAATGGTGGCTCCGAGTGGAATCGAACCACTGACACGAGGATTTTCAGTCCTCTGCTCTACCGACTGAGCTACAGAGCCAAAATGGCGACCCGAAGGGGACTTGAACCCCTGACCTCCGCCGTGACAGGGCGGCATTCTAACCAACTAAACTACCGGGCCAAAAAACAAAAAGGTGAGTGGTGGGCGATAACAGGATCGAACTGCTGACATCCTGCTTGTAAGGCAGGCGCTCTCCCAGCTGAGCTAATCGCCCATATGAAATTGGTGACCCGTACGAGATTCGAACTCGTGAAGCCGCCGTGAAAGGGCGGTGTCTTAACCGCTTGACCAACGGGCCACAATGGTGATCCACCCGCGACTCGAACGCGGGACACCCTGATTAAAAGTCAGGTGCTCTACCGACTGAGCTAGTGGATCGTATTACTCACAAGACAATATTATAATGCAGATAAATATGCTTGTCAACATTTTTTTTGAAAATAAGGAATGGATAAGATTACCTTCCCATTCCCTATTTCATACACATTTAGATCTATCTGAACTAAACTTAAAACACTTCTTTTAATACAATTGTTTGCTCGCGACCTGGACCAACAGAAACAATACCAATCTTAATTCCTGTTACCTCTGCCATGCGTTCAATATATTTACGAGCTTTTTCAGGTAATTCATCATAGGATTGAGTGCCAGAAATATCTGTCATCCAACCTTCAAATGTTTCATATATAGGCTCAACTTCCCCTAATACTTTTAAGCTTGCAGGCATTTCATCTAGAATTTCGCCTTTATATTTATATCCTACACACATTTTGATTTTATCAAATGTATCTAAGATATCTAAACGCGTGATTGCCATATAGTCAATGCCACTTAATTGACCTGCGTAGCGAACTACACATGCATCAAACCATCCACAACGACGGGAACGCCCCGTAACTGTGCCAAATTCACGACCACATTCACGAATTTTTTCACCATATTCATTTAATTGTTCAGTTGGGAATGGGCCTTCACCAACACGCGTCGTGTAAGCTTTTACTACACCGACCACTGTATTAATTTTATTAGGACCAATGCCTGCCCCTACAGATACACCACCTGAAATCGGATGCGAAGATGTAACATAAGGGTAAGTACCATGGTCAAGATCAAGCATAGTTGCTTGCGCGCCCTCAAATAGTACTTTTTTGCCCGCATTTAATTCTTTATTTAGTAAAGAAGACGTATCGACTACATGTTTACGTAAACGATCTGCATAGCCAAGATACTCTTTTTTCACTGTTTCAAAGTCAAAACCTTCATGGTTATAAACAGCTTTTAATAATTTATTTTTAATCGCAAGATTTGTTTTTAGTTTTGCACTGAATTCTTCTTCATCCATTAAATCAACAATACGAATTCCTATGCGATCATCTTTATCGATATAACACGGACCAATCCCGCGTTTTGTCGTACCAATCTTTTTATCGCCACGAGCTTCCTCGAATAGCTCATCAATCGCTTTATGATATGGCATAATGACATGGGCACGGTTTGAAATTCGGATATCATCAATGGATACACCTTTTGCTACCATTCCGTCCATTTCTTCAAGCAATACCCCAGGATCAATAACTACGCCATTGGCGATTACGCATTTTTTCCCTTTATATAGAATACCCGATGGCAATAAACGTAATTTAAATTCTTTTCCTTTTACAACAACAGTATGACCTGCATTGCTGCCACCTTGATAACGAACGACAACATCAGCTTTTTCAGCTAAATAGTCAACGATTTTACCTTTACCTTCATCGCCCCATTGGGTTCCCATTACGACAACTGATGACATAATATACACCTCTTTATTAAGCCCACAAAAGCAGCTTTTATTATAGACCGAAACGAGCCATGATAGTATCTACATAGCGTAAGTAGTAAGAATACTCAAAGCAAGCCTCAATTTCTTCGTGAGACAAGTATTTTTTAATATCTTCATCGTTAAATACATTTGTTTTGAAATCTTGGCCTTCCATCCATTTCGCCATTGCATTTCTTTGTACCCATTTATATGCATCTTCACGAAGTACACCTTTACTTACAATCGCAAGCAATAAGCGTTGACTGAAAATAAGTCCGCCAGTTTTTTCAATATTTGCTTTCATTGCATCTGGATATACCAATAATTTATCCACAATATTTGTGAATTTGCGTAAGCAATAATCCACAGTAATTGTGCTGTCTGGTAAAATTACACGTTCTACGGAAGAATGCGTAATATCACGTTCATGCCATAAAGATACGTTCTCTAAAGATGCAAGTGCGTTACCACGAACGATACGAGCAAGCCCTGCTACGCGTTCGCAAGTAATTGGGTTACGTTTATGCGGCATTGCTGAAGAACCCTTTTGGCCTGGGCTGAAGTATTCTTCAACTTCACGGATGTCTGTTCTTTGCAAGTTACGAACTTCTGTCGCAAATTTTTCAAGTGAACTTGCCACGATAGCAAGAGATGTCATATATTCGGCATGGCGATCTCTTTGAATAACTTGTGTAGCTAGATTAGCTGCTTTAATACCCATTTTTTCACAAACG
This genomic interval from Selenobaculum gibii contains the following:
- a CDS encoding L-lactate MFS transporter, with product MRNRWLIALAAIGIHICIGSVYAWSVLTRPIMQEMGFSLKETTWAFSLAILFLGLSAGFLGDFVEKYGPKKSGLVSMCFFGLGMFGTAFAFYQQSLMLLYLFYGVIGGIGLGVGYITPVSTLVKYFPNNRGFATGLAIMGFGFASLIAGPVMQHLTATYGLVYNFLILGFVYMLVMGASALYLKPPVENEIVIKNKIHCNVHGFMANEALKTWQFSALWWIFFVNITCGIGLLAVASPMAQEVVQMSAAEAAAIVGVIGLVNGLGRIVWSTVSDYIGRGFTYVLFFFIQMIAFWRLALTTDALVFQGLILLIISCYGGGFSCMPAYLSDIFGTKQLSAIHGRILTAWGIAGVVGPSLVSLFRETTNGYSTILYFFVVCFFVNAFIALILKYKGKHIAAKSANTVVKTA
- a CDS encoding relaxase/mobilization nuclease domain-containing protein; the encoded protein is MQLKGSLIKMAIFKVINQKENDYLSLHRKVNYIENFCATSENLIYGTNVSCFNTYKEMMLVKKVFNQSNGKAYNHFILSVEETDEVTEVDFMDVAIDVCDMIATFRGNYQVLMAVHTDTDILHVHYIANNIDYIEGSRVNVNRSYIYEIKCKINESLELAHLKPIRMKYC
- a CDS encoding helix-turn-helix domain-containing protein, with the translated sequence MSKDQIVKDRFLTAREVVEVFFEDKLKYSRVLKMTREGYLPAVKMGKAYVYSLKELEKWAEKNFSTPSWVKVTMN
- a CDS encoding DUF2164 family protein, which translates into the protein MADFKLDKQRNKEALERIREFFLEETGTRLSDFKAQFYLDFMLEEIGEFVYEQALADCHALMTDKIEDLFLLEYKKKR
- a CDS encoding GNAT family N-acetyltransferase, translating into MQYLIEKMTENHWERVKKIYLQGIHSNLATFQTDAPEWETWNSGHTIACRFVAIVQGEVEGWVAISPASSRCCYQGVGEVSLYIDEVFRGKGMGAFLLNYLVLESEKQGFWSLYSAIIKENEASIFLHEKCGFKKIGIREKLAKMKSTGKWHDVVLMERRSTVIGIK
- a CDS encoding helix-turn-helix domain-containing protein, giving the protein MFNQYEDLVTVEELTEMLNIGKNSAYKLLASGNLKAFRINRIWKIPRQSVTDYVYAQTKSPATN
- a CDS encoding ArsR/SmtB family transcription factor codes for the protein MKSLEEQVLIFKALSEPLRIELLRIIKSKERVCVCELTEKTGMSQSKLSYHLKMLLDAGLISIHPEGKWNFYSICINSFQKIFACDFISELFLNNS
- the arsD gene encoding arsenite efflux transporter metallochaperone ArsD translates to MSKIEIFDPAMCCSTGICGPSIDKELLRVATVINNIEKKGIKIIRYGLSSNPQAFIMNTKVNELLREHNEKILPITLVNGEVVKSRAYPTNDEFAAWTGLAKEEFSKMPKMKHKKLGGCCGGNGCC
- a CDS encoding plasmid mobilization protein: MREKTIQVRVSEREQMELDKKVKDSGMTVSAIVRSLITRNEVVVYEDGKTICKDIASLHNTMNQYYHRVQSKLDYLERQMVGLEQQFYKDGMDSEQVKRVLMNAQTVIDLMRADLVANQDRANCAIERIVDKNGNF
- a CDS encoding tyrosine-type recombinase/integrase, whose translation is MAGSIIDYGNNKWELRISGGYINGKQKRHTKRIMATSRRAAQKELDKFYLEVANKPKIDDGGKITFGKFVEIWKEKHNAKLGLTTAANHNDLLKNRLLPAFYGIPLKKLSTDRILDFIENLKQPNINRRSNKQGGKLSATSIHKHFKLLNLILNKAVEWKYIDKNPCQQIAKSDLPKPNYHRLPIWNEQQLKMFLQIIESLPETARVVKHKAMFYIALITGTRKGEFSALTWDCIDWEEKSIYINKSTKYIKSSLNEVSKPKTEKSERKLYIDDYTLSLLEKHRETQEKYLLEHNYENPNGYVFLAVRRRNGELVPVTPTCLPNWMNSIIGESGLAHITVHSLRHMAATYALNNGAALTTVQTMLGHTNIRTTSIYLHDLDEKRKEATAILSNQIAQLRDSDIGRSK
- a CDS encoding helix-turn-helix domain-containing protein gives rise to the protein MYNQQLLMHASDAASLLGCSSQVIYQLIQRGELKAFKAGRA